CGCCGCGCCGGCTCACCTCCAGGGTGCCCAGTTCCTGTTCCGGCACGATGAACGCCTGCTGCGCCAGCACGGCCGGTGCCGCCACCTCCAGCCGGGCGAGCGGGCTGTCGGCCGGCACGGCCAGCACGAAGCGGTCGCGCAGCAACACAACTCTGTCCAGTCCGTCCGGCAGGCGCAGGGGCGGGCGCACGAAGGCCAGGTCGACTCTGCCCTGGTCCAGCAAGCCGGGCAGGGCATCCATCGCGTATTCGCGCGCGCCGATCCGGATGCCGGGGTGGCTGGCGCGAAACTGCGCAAACTGTCCCTGCAGCACGCCGGCATAGGCGGCCGAAGCCACGTAGCCGATTTCCAGCCGTCCCAGTTCGCCCCGTCCCGCCCGGCGCGCCACGTCCTGCGCCTGCGCCAGCTGCTCCAGCGCGCGCGCCGCTTCCAGCACGAACAGTTCTCCGGCGGCCGTCAGGGACACGGCGCGCTTGCTGCGCTGGAACAGGCGCGTGCCCAGCAGCTGCTCCGTTTCCTGCACCTGCTTGGTCAGCGCGGGCGGCGAAATGCCGAGTTCCGCCGCCGCCCGCGCGAAGTGCAGGCTGTGCGCCACGGCCAGCACGCAGCGGAAATGCCGCAATTCCATGTCTTTGTCTGTATTCACCATAGGTAAATTATAAGGCGCTTGTCTTATAACAGGAAATAACAGCAGCCTGCTTAAAATACAGGCATGAAGAATACCAACTGGACCCTCTATACCTGCTCGGGCGTGTGCGCGCTGATCATGCTCGACACCAACGTCGTCGCCGTTTCGCTGCCGTCGATCGCCCGCTCGCTCAACGCCAGCTTCGTCGACGTGGAATGGGTGGTCAGCGCCTACATGCTGGCGTTTGCCTCGTTCCTGTTGCCGGCCGGCAGCATCGCCGACCGCCTGGGACGGCGCAAGGTCATGCTGTATGGCCTCTCCGTGTTCGCGCTGGCGTCCTTGCTGTGCGGCCTGGCGTGGACGCCGTTCGTGCTCAACGTGGCGCGCGCCGTCAAGGGACTCGGTGCCGCGCTGCTGCTCACGTCCGCGCTGGCCGTCATCGGCCACACGTTTCATGCGGAAAAGGAGAGGGCGCGCGCCTGGTCCGTGTGGGGGGCGGCCATGGGCGTGGCCATGACGGTGGCGCCGCTCTTGGGCGGCCTCGTCACGAGCGCCATCAACTGGCGCTGGATTTTCTACCTGAACCTGCCCGTCGTCGCCATCCTGATGTGGCTGGTAGGCAGGCACGTGGACGAGTCGAAGGACGCTTCCAACGCCAGTTTTGATCCATTGGGCGCGCTGCTGTTTTCCGCCGGCCTGTTCTGCATCATCTGGGGCTTGATCGACGCCAGCGTGGCGGGCTGGTCCAGCCATGCCACCATGCTGCGCTTTGCGGCCGGCGCCGCGCTGCTGCTGGTGTTCGTGCTGGTGGAACGGCGCCAGCGCGCGCCCATGGTCGATTTGAGCCTGTTTGGCCGGCGCGTGTTCGTCGGCGCCGTGCTGGGCATGTTCGGCTACGCCATCGCCGCGCAAGTGATGATGACCTTCTTGCCGCTGTACCTGCAGAACGGCTTCGGCTTTTCCGCCGTGCTGGCCGGCTGCGCCATGCTGCCGTTCGCCGTCGCCATGGTGGTGTTGTCAAGGCTGGCGCCGCGCGCCATGCGGGTGCTGGACGACCGCGGCATATTGGTGACGGGCTTGCTGATCGTCGCCGTGGGCAACGTCGCCACGGCGCTGGCCGCCGCCAGCCTGCAGTACGGCTGGGTGGCAGCCGGCATGGTCGTCACGGGCGCGGGGGCGGGCTTGCTCAACGGCACGACCCAGAAGGCCATCCTCGCCTGCATCCCCCGCGAACGCACGGGCATGGGCTCGGGCATCAGCACCACCACGCGCTTCGTCGGCATCGTGCTGGCCGTGGGCGCGCTGGGCGCCGTGCTGGCCATGCGCACGGCCGCCTCGTTCGAGAAACTGGCGTGGCTGCACGGCTTGAAAGCCTCGCCCGAGATGATCGGGCGCATCGTGGCCGGCAACGCGGCCGACGCCTTCGGCCAGCTGCCGCCCGCGCTGCAAGCCGTGGCGCAGGAAGCGGCGCGCCACGCCTTCATCGACGGCTTTGCCAGCGTGCTGTATCTGGCTGGCGGGCTGGCGGCCGTGGTGGCGGCGCTGGTGTTCGTGCTGGCCAGGCCGCTGGAAAAAGTGTAACTCTTCAGCAAGATGCGCGTGCGCCGCCCGCACTTGTAATATGATGCCATCGAGAAATACATGGCAATAATATAACTATCGCAGGGAGTAGCATGCGCAGAAAACGCATTATCGTGACCAGCGTGCTGGTCGCCGTCATCGGCGTGGCCGCCCCCCTGAGCCTGGCCTTCTATTTGTCGTCCGTGCGCGCCGAGCAGGGCGAGCAGGAACGCCTGCGCCTGCTGGCCGGCTACGCGCTCGAGCGCGCCCACCGCTCCATCGCGTCGGCCGGGCTCGCCTTGCGCAGCGCCGATGCGCTGGACCTGGCGCCGTGCTCGGAGGCGCATATCCTGCAGTTGCGCCGCATCACCATCACCACGCGCAGCATCGACGATATCGGCTACGTGGAAAATGGCTTGCTCAAATGCACGTCCACGGGCATCGAAGAAGCACGCATCGCCGTCACGCCTGCCGGTTTCACCCTGGCCAACGGCATGGGCATCGATTTCAACCTGCGGCCCGTCGTCAGCGGCGGCAAGCGCATGGTGGGGCTGTCCCACCGCGCCTACAAGGTGCTGATCGATCCCGTACGCTTTTCCGACGTCATCGTCGACAGCGATATCCAGATGGCCGTGGCCATCGGCAAGCAGGGCGTGCTCGACACCCTCCATCATCCCGACCCGGCCGTGGTGCAGGCCCTGCTCGCCGGCCAGCCAGCGGCGGACGGCCACATCCACGCGACGCTGTACCGCGACGGCTTGACGGCCGTCATGATCGAGCCCCGCAGCAAGCTGAACGACAGGCTGCGCCGCGAACAGCTGCTGCTCCTGCCGCTGGGCCTGCTGATGGCGGCCTTCATCGTCGGCATTGTCATCTGGCTGTCGCGCCGCCGGCTGTCCTTGCGCGGCGAACTGGAAACGGCGGTCGAGCGGCGCGAATTCTTTGTTCATTATCAACCGATCATCGCGCTCGACACGGGCGTGTGCGTGGGCGCCGAGGCGCTGATACGCTGGCGCCGTCCCGACGGCAGCATGATACGGCCCGACCTGTTCATCCCCGTGGCCGAGGAAAGCGACCTGATTCTGCCCATCACGGACCAGGTGATCGCCTGCGTCATCGCCGACATGCGCGCCGCGCTGCTGGCCGACCGCGAACTGCACATCGCCATCAACCTGTGCGCCAGCGATATCGAGACGGGCAGGGTGCTCGACGTGCTCGAACGGGCGCTGGCCGGCACGGGCATCGAGGCGCAGCAGATCTGGCTGGAAGCGACGGAACGGGGCTTCATCAACGTGGAAGCGGCCCGCGCCACCATCGAAAAAGCCAGGGCACGGGGCCACGCCGTGGCCATCGACGACTTCGGCACCGGTTATTCCAGCCTGTCGAGCCTGCAAAACCTGCCGCTCGACGCCTTGAAAATCGACAAGTCCTTTGTCGACACCATCGGCACGGATGCGGCCACCAGCAGCGTCACGCCGCACATCATCGACATGGCGCGCACTTTGAACATGCTGATCGTGGCCGAAGGCATCGAAACGCAGCAGCAAGCCGATTATTTGCTGGAACGCAAGGTCGAATTCGGCCAGGGCTGGCTGTTTGCCAAAGCGCTGCCGGCCTTGGACTTCCTCGCCTTTTACGCAAGCCGCCGCCTGCCATCGCCCACATGAAACAGCCACGCTTTCCCTATCCATTGCAGCCGCTGCGCGTGCCGGGCGGCTGGCACATCACCGTCAACACCCTGTTCGAGGTGGAGCCTGGCCCGGATACCATGCAATGGTTCAGCAGCGCATTGCTGCTGTGGGGCAGCTGCCGCGACAGCGGTTACTGCTTCAATTCGCATTTTGAACCGGAAGACGATCCCGATGGCGAATTCGTGCTGGAGATGGGCAAGGTGGCATACGACCGCCACGGCAAGATCGTCCAGGGCAGCGACGCCTTCCTCGGCGAATTTCGCACGCGCAGCAAGGCGCAATTCGTCGCCCGGGTCGAGCAATTCATGCAGGACCCGGCAGCCTAGGGTTACTGCTTGCGCGGCAACACCACGTCCTGCCCGCCTTGCGTGAGCACGGCGCCGGCGATCTTGCCCGCGGCATCGCGCGTAAAGGCCAGGTCCGCCTCGATGGCGCGGAAGAAAAATTGATCTTTCGCGCTGGCAAACAAGGGGGCTGAGCCGACGCCCGTGCCTGCCGCTTCCAGGCCATGCTTGCCCAAGGTCACCGTCAACGTGAAATCCTTGTCCAATGGATACTCGCCCACGTACTCGGCCAGCGCGGCGCGCGGCAATTCGATGGCGGCCGGCGGCTTTTTCAGCGGCGGCAAGGGCGTGCCGGGCAGCAGGGCGGACAAGCCCAGCGCGTCGATATCGCGCGCCGCGTTCGTCAACACCACCACGCCCCGCTTGCCGTCCGTCGTGAACGCCGCATAGCTGGTGTAGCCGCCCGTCTGGCCGCTGTGCCAGGCGTAGCTTTGACCCTGCCGCTGCTCCAGCAGCCACGCCAGGCCGATTTTCGTCTCGCTGTCCGGTGCCAGTTGCCGCTGCGGCTTGAGCGCCAGCGCATACGGGCGCAGCGGCTTGAACATGTATGCTTGCAGGTAGGCAACCATGTCGCGCGCGCTCGAATATACGCCGCCGGCCGGCGCCACCACGTTCAAATCCCAGGCGGGTGTCGGCTCGCCCGACAGCAAATGACCGGGCGCCAGGCGCGCCAGCATGCCGTGCGTGGGCGTGTTCGACGTCGAGCGCATGCCCAGCGGTACCGCGATGCGCTTTTGCAGCAGCGCTTCATAGCTGGTACCGGCCTGTGCGGCCAGGGCCGTGCCCAGCACGGCATAGCCGATGTTCGAGTAGTCAAATTTGGTGCCCGGCGCGCGGGGCAGATGGTAGGCGGCGAGAAACTGCCGCTGCTTCGCTTCCGTGTAGTCCGCATACGGATTGGCGGGGTCCTTGGGCGCGAAATTGTCGGGCAGGCGCGGCAGCGAGGAATAATGCGTGGCCAGGTCGAGCAGGCTGATCTGCTTGCCGTCGAAGGCCGGCATGGTGTACCCAGGCAATATTGCCGTCACCGGCGCGTCGAGTTTGACCTTGCCTTCGACGACGGCGTCGGCCAGCAGCAAGGCCGTCATGGTCTTGGTGACGGAACCGATCTGGTAGACGGTGTCGGCGCCCGGCTTGGTATTCTTGCCTGCATGCACGCTGCCAAAGCCGTAGACGGCGCTGGTCTTGCCGTCGATCACGGCGATGACGATGCTGGGGAGCATGCCCGTGCGCGTGAGTTCCTCGGCGCGCTGGCGCACGGCGTCGTCCAGGACGGGCGCGGCCAGGGCGGCGCTGCCGAGCAGGCAAAGGGGGAGAAGGGCGAAAGTGGGTGTCATGGGTAACCTTGTCCAGGGTGGGCCGAATGCACGCCGGCACCTGGATAAGATGGCTGGCATGCCCTGGGAAGCATACGGCGCCAACATGAAGGGCGTCTGAGTTTTATGCTACTTTTACCGCTTTGCTAAGGTTTGCGCTTGCCCGGCATGGCCTGGCCGTTCTGGTGCAGGACGACGCCCGTGATGGCACCCTGGGCGTCGCGCTGGAACACCAGTTGCGCTTCGACCACCTTGTAAAAGAAGGTGTCCTTCGCGCTCGCGTACACGGGCGCTTCGGGCTGGCCCGTGGCGCCCACCAGCAAGCCGTCGGGACCCTGGCGCACGCTGAGGACAAACGTGGGCGCCAGCGCATACTGGCCCGCATATTGCGCCAGCTCGGCCGGGGCGATGGCGATTTCCTTCGGCGCCGGGGCATTTGGCGGCGGCAGGCTGCCGGGCAGCAGCACGCCCACGCCCAGCCCATCGACGTTGCGCGCCGTGCTGCTCAGTACCACCACGCCCCGCTTGCCGTCCAGGGTGTAGCCGGCAAAGCTGGCATAGCCGCCCGTCTGCCCGTTATGCCAGGCGAAAGGCTGGCCCTTGACCTGGTCGAGCATCCACGCCAGGCCGATCTTTTTCACGCCGTCGCCTTCACCTTCGCCGGCCAATACCCGGCGCGGCTGCACGGCCAGCTGCTGCGCAGGACTGCTCGCCCGCATGTACGATTGCATGTAGGCAATCATGTCGCGCGCGCTGGAACGCACGGCGCCAGCCCCCGCGATGGCCTGGAAATCCCAGTTCGCGGCCGGCTTGCCATCGGCCAGGTGGCCGGGCGCCAGCCGCGCGCGCAGGGCGGGCGTCGTCACTGCCGAGCTGCTGCCCATGCCCAGCGGACGGAAAATGCGCGCTTGCAGCAGTTCTTCGTAAGACATATTGGCTTGCGTGGCCAAGGCCGTGCCCAGCAAGCCATACGCGAGATTCGAGTATTCATACGCGGCGCCCGGCGCGCGCGCCAGCGCATGGCCGGCCAAAAAGGTGCGCAGCTGCGCCTCGCCATAGCCGACGTAGGGATTGGCCATGTCCGCCGGCGCCAGGTTGGCAGGCAGGCGGGGCAAGCCGGAAAAGTGCGTGGCCAGCTGGCCCACGGTAATTTTCTGGCCCGTCAGCGCGGGGATGGCGTAGGCGGGCAGCAGTTCGGCCACCGGTTGATCCAGTTGCGCTTTGCCCGCCACGACGGCGTCGGCCAGCAGCAAGCCCGTCATGGTTTTCGTCACGGAGCCGATTTCATACACGGTGTCGGCATCGGGCACGCCCTGGTCGCCGGGCCGCACGCGGCCGAAGCCGTACACGGCGCTGTCCTTGCCGTCGATCACGGCGATGACCAGGCTCGCATGCTTGCCGTCACGCACCAATGTTTCCGCCCGTTCCCGCATGGCCGCGTCGAGGGTGGGCGCGGCCAAGGCGGCACCGCCGGACAGGGACAGGAGGGGCAGCAGCAGGGTGCGTAAGCGTGGAGGCATCGTCGATTCCGTCAGGAAAGTGATTGGTGGGAATACAGCATAACAGCATCACTGGAAAGATAGCCGTTTTGGCAAGATGGTGCGGCGATCATGGCCGCCAGCTGCGCGCGCATGTCGGCGGCCATGCCGAGCAGCAATTCACCGCGCCGGCGCGCATCGGCCCGTTTCTTCGATGGCACCGCGGCCAGATCCGGCACGCGGTAAGCAGCGCAGGGCAAGTGATAATTGCCGTCGCGCATGCGCAAGGCATGCAATTCCTGCCACGCCTGGTCGTAATCGGCGGCGATATGGCGCCGCCGGCGCGCATTCAGGGCGATGCGGTTGTCATTGCTGATCAAGAACAGGTTGGTGCAGGCGAAAAAATCGCCAAAATCGCGCAAGGCCGTCACCATCAGGTTTTTCGGACGGCAGCCGTGCAGCGCCCGCGTGGCGTCCTTGACGGCCAGCTTGCCCGCTTCCGAGCGCAAGCCTTGCAGCGCGCCCAGCTGCAGCGAGACGCCATCGGCGCGCGGCACGAACAAAAAGCTGGCCAGGTACAGGGGCAGGCCGTCGCGCGTCAGGCGCAGGCACAGTTCGCCCTCGCGGTAGCTGTCGTGGATGGCCGTCAGCTGCAAACGGTATTGCGCCCCGTCCTTGCCGTCGAACGCGGCCAGCACCACGGCTTCGCGCGCGGCCCGCTCGACCAGCGCACGCGCACCCGCCTGCCACAGGAAGCGGTAATGCCCTTCCAGCAAGGCCAGGCGATCCGCGCAGCCGAGCCGGCGCGAGGCGTATGGGCGGTAAATCTTGAAGCGCAGGCAGGGATGCAGCTGCGCCAGCGAGTTCAAGCCCGGCATGCTGCCGAGGAAGGCGTGCCAGCGCGTGCGCTGGCGGGGAAAGAAGAGGGCGCCCAGCGCCGCTTTCAGACGGTGGCCGCTGGCGGAATATAGTGGCACTGCGGGTGGCGTGGCGGGCGGCACGGCGGCGCCGTGGTGCAAGGTCAAAGCGATGTCATTCATGGTTCTGCCGGAAAATGGCAGGCGCTGCACAATGAGAGCCTTGCCAATTTGAATGCTACGCGGGCCAGGTGAATTTCATATTAAGAAGCTATCCCCACGGATATTTAGAGGATGGAAACTAAACATTTGCCTTTTGGCAACGTCGCCGGTTATGCTCGCGTCACTGTGACCCGATGAAATGATTGCACCCCATGAAACTCCGCCATTTGCTTGCCATCCCCATGCTGCTCGCCGCGCAGGCCGCCCATGCCCAGGACCGCACGGCCGATCCTCTGGCGCCGCTGGCGCAATGCATCAACCGCAGCCAGTTCCAGTTCAAAACGCAGGACCGCTTGCCGGCCAGCGCGACCACGCGCGTCGTCAAGATGGCGGCGGGGGAGCGCCGGGTCTCGACGGCCGATGGCTACCGGCTGATGCTGTTCCGCAAGAGCAGCTTGCCCCTCGCGAATCTGAAGATCGAGCGCAGCGCCGCAGGCCAGTTTGCCGCCGACCGCGAGACCATCGTGGCGCAAATGCAGGAGATGTCGGCCAGCAGCAAGCCGCCGAATCAGGTGCCGCTGGAAACGGACGCGCGCCAGGGAGTGGAAGTGCTAGGATTGAATAACGCCAGCATCGCGGAGACACCGGGCATTATCAGTTTCTATACGCTGCTGCATGCCGCCAGCGGCACGGTCGCCAGCGCCTATGTGCTGAACCAGCCGGCCGACCCGCGCGACTTTGCCACGGATGCCCAATACCAGGCCTTGCGCGACCAATTCATTGCTTCGCTTGCCAACTGCATGGCCGATCCTGCGCAGTAAGACAAGCGCACAGGAAGGAGACGTGAACCATGAAAAAAGCCGCTGCAAGCGCGCCGCCCGCCGGGGAAGCGGCAATCACCGAATCGCCCGCCCGCCAGATCGACGCGAAAATCGCCTCGCTGGCGGACTGGCGCGGCAAAACCCTGGCCGCCGTGCGCGCACTGATCCACCAGGCGGACCCGGAGGTGGTCGAAGAAGTCAAATGGCGCGGCGTGCCCGTCTGGTCGCATGCGGGCATGATTTGCACGGGCGAAACGTATAAACTGGCCGTGAAACTCACCTTCGCCAAGGGCGCCACCTTGCCCGATCCGGCCCACCTGTTCAATTCCAGCCTGGACGGCAACACGCGCCGGGCCATCGACATCCACGAAGGCGAGCATCTCGATGCCGCGGCGTTCAAGGCGTTGATACGCGCCGCCGTGGCCGCAAATACGGCGCCAAAACCAAAGCGAACGAACACTTGAGACATTATCTGTATATCTGGCACGACCCGGCCGCGCGCATGCTGGTCGCCTCCGGCATCGAATTCAACGATGTCATCCCCGCGCTCCTGGACGCGGACGGCATCGTGCTGCGCAAGGGCAGCGCCGGGACGCCCAGGAAACCTGCCGGCTACCAGACCCTGGCGCGGCAGCAATTGCCAGCGCTGGCGCATGAAGATATCCATGCCTGGGGCAGCCACGCCTGGGCCGATTGGCAGGGCGCGCCGCCGGCCCCCGGCGATGCGGACGTGGCCGCGATGCTTGACCATCGTGGCGCGCTCACGCCGCCTGCCGCCTTGCGCAGCCGCTTTCTCGCCTTTGCGCACGACGACGGCTGGTACCTGAAACTGTTG
This window of the Janthinobacterium agaricidamnosum genome carries:
- a CDS encoding LysR family transcriptional regulator produces the protein MVNTDKDMELRHFRCVLAVAHSLHFARAAAELGISPPALTKQVQETEQLLGTRLFQRSKRAVSLTAAGELFVLEAARALEQLAQAQDVARRAGRGELGRLEIGYVASAAYAGVLQGQFAQFRASHPGIRIGAREYAMDALPGLLDQGRVDLAFVRPPLRLPDGLDRVVLLRDRFVLAVPADSPLARLEVAAPAVLAQQAFIVPEQELGTLEVSRRGGFAAQVVSRPGSLVAVLTEVSLGMGCAIVPHSVMASVQLPGVVFRELAAPQISSEIAVAFRRHEQAPAARAFIAQLRAAALA
- a CDS encoding MFS transporter; its protein translation is MKNTNWTLYTCSGVCALIMLDTNVVAVSLPSIARSLNASFVDVEWVVSAYMLAFASFLLPAGSIADRLGRRKVMLYGLSVFALASLLCGLAWTPFVLNVARAVKGLGAALLLTSALAVIGHTFHAEKERARAWSVWGAAMGVAMTVAPLLGGLVTSAINWRWIFYLNLPVVAILMWLVGRHVDESKDASNASFDPLGALLFSAGLFCIIWGLIDASVAGWSSHATMLRFAAGAALLLVFVLVERRQRAPMVDLSLFGRRVFVGAVLGMFGYAIAAQVMMTFLPLYLQNGFGFSAVLAGCAMLPFAVAMVVLSRLAPRAMRVLDDRGILVTGLLIVAVGNVATALAAASLQYGWVAAGMVVTGAGAGLLNGTTQKAILACIPRERTGMGSGISTTTRFVGIVLAVGALGAVLAMRTAASFEKLAWLHGLKASPEMIGRIVAGNAADAFGQLPPALQAVAQEAARHAFIDGFASVLYLAGGLAAVVAALVFVLARPLEKV
- a CDS encoding EAL domain-containing protein, with the translated sequence MRRKRIIVTSVLVAVIGVAAPLSLAFYLSSVRAEQGEQERLRLLAGYALERAHRSIASAGLALRSADALDLAPCSEAHILQLRRITITTRSIDDIGYVENGLLKCTSTGIEEARIAVTPAGFTLANGMGIDFNLRPVVSGGKRMVGLSHRAYKVLIDPVRFSDVIVDSDIQMAVAIGKQGVLDTLHHPDPAVVQALLAGQPAADGHIHATLYRDGLTAVMIEPRSKLNDRLRREQLLLLPLGLLMAAFIVGIVIWLSRRRLSLRGELETAVERREFFVHYQPIIALDTGVCVGAEALIRWRRPDGSMIRPDLFIPVAEESDLILPITDQVIACVIADMRAALLADRELHIAINLCASDIETGRVLDVLERALAGTGIEAQQIWLEATERGFINVEAARATIEKARARGHAVAIDDFGTGYSSLSSLQNLPLDALKIDKSFVDTIGTDAATSSVTPHIIDMARTLNMLIVAEGIETQQQADYLLERKVEFGQGWLFAKALPALDFLAFYASRRLPSPT
- a CDS encoding serine hydrolase domain-containing protein; its protein translation is MTPTFALLPLCLLGSAALAAPVLDDAVRQRAEELTRTGMLPSIVIAVIDGKTSAVYGFGSVHAGKNTKPGADTVYQIGSVTKTMTALLLADAVVEGKVKLDAPVTAILPGYTMPAFDGKQISLLDLATHYSSLPRLPDNFAPKDPANPYADYTEAKQRQFLAAYHLPRAPGTKFDYSNIGYAVLGTALAAQAGTSYEALLQKRIAVPLGMRSTSNTPTHGMLARLAPGHLLSGEPTPAWDLNVVAPAGGVYSSARDMVAYLQAYMFKPLRPYALALKPQRQLAPDSETKIGLAWLLEQRQGQSYAWHSGQTGGYTSYAAFTTDGKRGVVVLTNAARDIDALGLSALLPGTPLPPLKKPPAAIELPRAALAEYVGEYPLDKDFTLTVTLGKHGLEAAGTGVGSAPLFASAKDQFFFRAIEADLAFTRDAAGKIAGAVLTQGGQDVVLPRKQ
- a CDS encoding serine hydrolase, with amino-acid sequence MPPRLRTLLLPLLSLSGGAALAAPTLDAAMRERAETLVRDGKHASLVIAVIDGKDSAVYGFGRVRPGDQGVPDADTVYEIGSVTKTMTGLLLADAVVAGKAQLDQPVAELLPAYAIPALTGQKITVGQLATHFSGLPRLPANLAPADMANPYVGYGEAQLRTFLAGHALARAPGAAYEYSNLAYGLLGTALATQANMSYEELLQARIFRPLGMGSSSAVTTPALRARLAPGHLADGKPAANWDFQAIAGAGAVRSSARDMIAYMQSYMRASSPAQQLAVQPRRVLAGEGEGDGVKKIGLAWMLDQVKGQPFAWHNGQTGGYASFAGYTLDGKRGVVVLSSTARNVDGLGVGVLLPGSLPPPNAPAPKEIAIAPAELAQYAGQYALAPTFVLSVRQGPDGLLVGATGQPEAPVYASAKDTFFYKVVEAQLVFQRDAQGAITGVVLHQNGQAMPGKRKP
- a CDS encoding VirK/YbjX family protein, giving the protein MNDIALTLHHGAAVPPATPPAVPLYSASGHRLKAALGALFFPRQRTRWHAFLGSMPGLNSLAQLHPCLRFKIYRPYASRRLGCADRLALLEGHYRFLWQAGARALVERAAREAVVLAAFDGKDGAQYRLQLTAIHDSYREGELCLRLTRDGLPLYLASFLFVPRADGVSLQLGALQGLRSEAGKLAVKDATRALHGCRPKNLMVTALRDFGDFFACTNLFLISNDNRIALNARRRRHIAADYDQAWQELHALRMRDGNYHLPCAAYRVPDLAAVPSKKRADARRRGELLLGMAADMRAQLAAMIAAPSCQNGYLSSDAVMLYSHQSLS
- a CDS encoding DUF1801 domain-containing protein, with the translated sequence MKKAAASAPPAGEAAITESPARQIDAKIASLADWRGKTLAAVRALIHQADPEVVEEVKWRGVPVWSHAGMICTGETYKLAVKLTFAKGATLPDPAHLFNSSLDGNTRRAIDIHEGEHLDAAAFKALIRAAVAANTAPKPKRTNT